Part of the Caldalkalibacillus uzonensis genome, GGCCAAACGGACTGTTTCGTCCGCATTGACTCCGGCAGCGATCTCATCCAACAAAACCAATTGCGGATCAGTGGCCAAAGCCAGGGCAATGGCCACCCTTTTTTTGGCTTCCTGGGGGATGACACTGACCGGAAAGTGGGCCATCTCCACCAAACCGACAAAGTGAAGCGCATCGACTGCCTTTTCATAGCAGCGGTTAAGCTCTTCCTTGTGGCGCCTGGTGTTCAAAATGCCGTCCCATAAGCCTGAGCGGGTGCGCATGCGCTGGCCAATCAAGACATTGTCTAACACGGTGGCCTGTTCAAACAACTGGGTGGTTTGGAAGGTCCGGGCCATGCCCAAACGAGCCACTTTATGTGCCGGCAGATGGGTAATATCCTCCCCCTTAAACAGAATCTTTCCTTCTGTTGGCTGATGAAAGCCGCTGATCAGGTTAAAAAAAGTGGTTTTTCCAGCACCGTTTGGCCCGATGATAGCTGTAATTTGCCCCTCTGGAACCTGGAAATCAACCCTATTTACCGCTGTCAAGCCCCCAAAACGTTTTGTTAACCGTTCCACCGTCAAAAGCATCAGGCCATCTCCTTCCTTCCCTCTGTTTGACTGCCCAGCTTGGCATTGTGGTGCGGTTGGACAACAGTACGGTCCCTGCCGCCCGACTTCATCTGTTCAGACTTGCGCTTCAAGTCCCTTTTGATTTTCCATTCCAAGTAGCCGCCAACCAATCCTCGTGGATAAAAAACAATTAATAACACTAGCACCGGCCCAAAAACAAGCATGCGATAGTCTTCCAAAAACTGCAGAGATTGCACGATCACCGTCA contains:
- a CDS encoding ABC transporter ATP-binding protein, with the protein product MLLTVERLTKRFGGLTAVNRVDFQVPEGQITAIIGPNGAGKTTFFNLISGFHQPTEGKILFKGEDITHLPAHKVARLGMARTFQTTQLFEQATVLDNVLIGQRMRTRSGLWDGILNTRRHKEELNRCYEKAVDALHFVGLVEMAHFPVSVIPQEAKKRVAIALALATDPQLVLLDEIAAGVNADETVRLARLIEKMANHGLTVLLIEHKMKMVMGLADKIMVLNYGQKIAEGTPEEIRQDKKVIEAYLGGEQIA